From the genome of Alkalimarinus coralli:
CATATGCTACCGCCCTATGCGGCACGCCTGTGTGCCCAGTTGCCGATTAAACTTGCTGCCAGTTTGCTGGCAGGAGGGGACGCAAACCATGTGGTGGCAATATTACGCTGTATGCCTAGTGCAAAGCGTAAAACACTGCTAAAGGTCATGCCTGATAAAATTGCTGCACTCTGTTTACTGTTGCTGAGTTACTCGAAGGATACCGTTGGTGCCTGGATGACGGCAGATATTGTGATGTTGCCAAGAAGTATTACCGTTGCTTCGGCGCTTCGCAGATTGGCTGATTCACACGGTTTAAGTGACAGCGATTCAATCCCGTTGGTCGACGGTGATACGCATTTGGTTGGGCTTGTCAGTGTCAGAACATTGCTCAATGCCAAGGATGACAGTTGTATTGATCAGCTAATCGATGAAACACGGCCAGCACTCTCAAGCCGGGCCAGCCTGCGGTCAGTATTGGATCATGCTGGCTGGCAACGATACGATACACTGGTGGTGCTAAACAGGTATAAGCAATTGATTGGGATTTTGCGCCATGTTGATTTACGGAGAGGGCTAGAACAACCTACAGCAGATATACATCCAGACCCAGTGGCTGATGTGGTGTCTGATAGCGCTCAGGTTTATGTCAGCGTATTGGCAGGCATTCTTAACCTTTTCAGTGGTAGTCCAACGAGTAGCCGCTCTACAATCATAGGAAAGCAAAAATGAGTACCGAGACGGGTTCCACACCGCTTGAAAATGAATCAGGCATGAGTGCTGCTTCTGTTCTCACTCAGGCATTCTTAAGAAATTTCCCCAGAGATGCCGCTCGTGAACTGGAAACCATGGCGGTTGAGGACGCAGCCGGCATTTTGATTTCAGCGCCGACCTTTGTGCGGCAAAGAGTTTATAGTCTTATTACTGCACCGATTGCTGCACAACTGTTAAAGCAAACCAATGATACTATCGCGTCAGAACTTCTGAGGTCGATGGATGCAGGCCCCTGTGCTGCACTTCTCAGCCGTTTCGAGGACGCAGAACGAGACCATTACCTGGCGTTATTGGGAAAAGAGGACGCACACCAACTGCGTGAACTTATGGATTACCCCTCTAATACTGCTGGCTACATGATGGACACGCGGGTTTTGAGTGTAAATCAAGAGATGACCGCGTCGGATGTAATGGGGCAGCTGAAGCAGTACCCGGCGATTATGCGTCGTCGTATCTACACATTAGATGACAGTATGCGGTTGGTTGGTCAGGTGGAGCTAGAGAAGCTGGTCTGTGCAGAGCCTGGTCAAACCCTGGCGGAAATCAGCTCTTCGGTTGTGCATTTTGTCGCAGCGCTAGATCCTACGAGTGATGTTGCGGACAAGCTGCAAAAGAATGTAATCGACACCTTGCCGGTGGTTGATATTCACCACCGTCTACTAGGGGTTATTCGAGGTGCCAGTGCAATAGAAACACTCAAAGAAGATATTGCCTCTGACTTACAAACCATGGTGGGGGCGAGTCGCGA
Proteins encoded in this window:
- a CDS encoding magnesium transporter MgtE N-terminal domain-containing protein encodes the protein MAVRDLNIAKTFIRTHVDAAARELEGLPVEAARELLEALPATQAHRILMHMLPPYAARLCAQLPIKLAASLLAGGDANHVVAILRCMPSAKRKTLLKVMPDKIAALCLLLLSYSKDTVGAWMTADIVMLPRSITVASALRRLADSHGLSDSDSIPLVDGDTHLVGLVSVRTLLNAKDDSCIDQLIDETRPALSSRASLRSVLDHAGWQRYDTLVVLNRYKQLIGILRHVDLRRGLEQPTADIHPDPVADVVSDSAQVYVSVLAGILNLFSGSPTSSRSTIIGKQK
- a CDS encoding magnesium transporter, which produces MSTETGSTPLENESGMSAASVLTQAFLRNFPRDAARELETMAVEDAAGILISAPTFVRQRVYSLITAPIAAQLLKQTNDTIASELLRSMDAGPCAALLSRFEDAERDHYLALLGKEDAHQLRELMDYPSNTAGYMMDTRVLSVNQEMTASDVMGQLKQYPAIMRRRIYTLDDSMRLVGQVELEKLVCAEPGQTLAEISSSVVHFVAALDPTSDVADKLQKNVIDTLPVVDIHHRLLGVIRGASAIETLKEDIASDLQTMVGASRDERALSSSFFAVRKRQSWLQINLLTGFLAASVVGFFESTIAQFTALAVLMPVAAGQSGNTGAQALAVTMRGLTLREITTRDWLRVTLKEAGAGFINGIAIALTCGVGVYFWSQSIGLAMVIAMAMVISMTIAGTAGALVPICLKKLGQDPAQSSSIILTTVTDIAGFMSFLGIATALSRLLV